A single genomic interval of Scylla paramamosain isolate STU-SP2022 chromosome 12, ASM3559412v1, whole genome shotgun sequence harbors:
- the LOC135105462 gene encoding glutamate receptor-like, with product MLNTLARHMNFTYELRHASDGKFGTPAEGGNWTGVVGTLQHEMADFSMDLTVTPQRAEVVEYSRAYIDESLVILSSKPKPLPEYLSVVRPLEGEVWGAIVMCVMIWGSVLWMMERLSHWISGRRYLSFTSSIFYGWGLLLEDRPFEPPSTTSSQILVGTWLLVYLIVSPAYRGSLISHLVVESKSSVINSMEELAERGKTQSWVWGVSGVPMTGAYRPFFASSPSPAVLEVYKYIEIVEKEEGMARVLEGGFSYIDNYYFIKTLVSTYYTDRTGYTPVHISTTRYPLYGGNGWAFRKGAPFRSRINNGIQRFLDAGLITTWMDEVILSKVRREREALKEKDVGSQLTLETASDGQVVLGLSHLQGTFYTLFLGHTLASLSFFCEIVLRRR from the exons ATGCTTAACACTCTTGCTCGGCATATGAACTTTAC gtacgAACTGCGGCATGCGTCTGACGGGAAATTCGGAACGCCGGCGGAAGGCGGTAACTGGACAGGTGTGGTGGGCACTCTGCAGCACGAGATGGCAGACTTCTCCATGGACCTGACAGTGACGCCCCAGAGAGCAGAGGTGGTGGAATACTCAAGGGCATACATTGATGAGTCCCTTGTGATTCTGTCGTCCAAACCAAAACCCTTGCCTGAGTACTTGTCTGTTGTCAGACCTCTTGAAG GCGAGGTGTGGGGAGCAATTGTGATGTGCGTCATGATCTGGGGCTCAGTGCTGTGGATGATGGAGAGACTGTCGCACTGGATTAGCGGAAGGCGTTACCTCAGCTTCACGTCGTCCATCTTCTATGGCTGGGGTCTGCTGCTTGAGGATCGACCCTTTGAACCTCCTTCCACCACGTCCAGCCAG ATCCTTGTTGGCACGTGGTTGCTCGTGTATCTAATAGTATCGCCAGCCTACAGAggctctctcatctctcatctagTGGTGGAAAGCAAATCATCCGTTATAAACAGCATGGAGGAGCTGGCGGAGCGGGGAAAGACTCAAAGCTGGGTCTGGGGCGTCTCAGGAGTTCCAATGACAGGCGCATATAGACCGTTTTTTGCCTCCAGTCCCAGTCCAGCCGTGCTTGAAGTTTACAAGTACATTGAG ATTgtcgaaaaggaagaaggaatggcaAGAGTCTTGGAAGGAGGTTTCTCATACATCGACAACTATTACTTCATCAAAACACTGGTGTCCACGTACTACACGGACAGGACAGGCTACACCCCTGTCCACATCAGTACCACCCGCTACCCGCTGTACGGTGGCAACGGCTGGGCATTCCG GAAAGGGGCGCCCTTCCGCTCACGCATCAATAACGGCATACAGCGGTTCCTGGACGCGGGGCTCATCACGACGTGGATGGATGAAGTCATTCTTTCCAAAGTCAGAAGGGAACGGGAGGCACTAAAGGAGAAAGACGTTGGATCGCAGCTCACTCTCGAAACA GCCAGCGACGGTCAGGTGGTGCTTGGTCTCAGTCACCTGCAGGGCACATTCTACACGCTCTTTCTGGGTCACACTCtggcttccctttccttcttctgcgAGATTGTACTGAGGCGCCGCTGA
- the LOC135105461 gene encoding glutamate receptor ionotropic, delta-2-like: protein MTLCTYVCMYRLLQQGELWRRPETRVLVLGDTSNVDVLLQHSALRNTQHALYITPARTTTHALWATGELPGLCGAVKILRRCLQCGSGQPQVHLLHDWSPAGGLPANLTFFQDRFRLTGRTLRVVAKTYFPYFHYERVSDKPGTLVLPRDSLNARMIAAIATAYNFTYEVREPEDGEWGLPAGGGNWTGLIGTLQHEKADFSVDLTVTLQRAEVVDFSVIYIDEPVAIFSSKPKPLPEYLSLVRPLEG from the exons ATGACACTGTGCACGTATGTGTGCATGTACAGGCTGCTGCAGCAGGGTGAGCTGTGGCGGCGGCCGGAGACCCGCGTGCTGGTGCTGGGGGACACAAGTAACGTGGACGTGCTCCTGCAACACTCAGCGCTGCGCAACACCCAGCACGCCCTGTACATCACCCCCGCCAGGACCACGACTCACGCACTCTGGGCGACGGGAGAGCTTCCTG GACTGTGTGGGGCTGTGAAGATTTTGCGGCGATGTCTGCAGTGCGGCAGCGGTCAGCCACAAGTGCACCTCTTACATGACTGGAGCCCCGCAGGTGGTCTTCCTGCAAACCTCACCTTTTTTCAAG ATCGCTTCAGACTGACAGGACGTACGCTGAGGGTTGTAGCTAAAACCTACTTCCCTTACTTCCACTATGAGCGTGTGAGTGACAAGCCCGGAACTCTGGTGCTTCCCAGGGACTCCCTCAACGCAAGGATGATAGCGGCCATTGCCACTGCATACAATTTTAC GTACGAAGTGCGGGAGCCCGAGGATGGGGAGTGGGGCTTGCCAGCTGGCGGCGGCAACTGGACTGGTCTCATCGGCACGCTGCAGCACGAGAAGGCAGACTTCTCGGTGGATCTGACAGTGACCCTCCAGAGAGCTGAAGTGGTAGATTTTTCTGTAATATACATTGATGAGCCAGTAGCAATTTTTTCGTCAAAACCGAAGCCTCTGCCTGAGTATCtgtcgctggtcagacctcTGGAAGGTTAG
- the LOC135105463 gene encoding uncharacterized protein LOC135105463 yields the protein MEELAERGKTQGWVWGVSAVPMTGAHRPFFASNPNPAVVEVYKHFEFVENEEGLARVLEGGFSYIENYYFTKTLVSTYYTDRTGYTPVHISTTRYPMYGGNGWAFRKGAPFRSRINNGIQRFLDAGLITTWMDEVILSKVRREREALKEKDVGSQLTLETVTIYACTKLQRT from the exons ATGGAGGAGCTGGCGGAGCGGGGAAAGACTCAAGGCTGGGTCTGGGGCGTCTCAGCAGTTCCAATGACCGGCGCACATAGACCGTTTTTTGCCTCCAATCCTAATCCAGCCGTGGTTGAAGTTTACAAGCACTTCGAG TTTGtcgaaaatgaagaaggactgGCACGAGTCTTGGAAGGCGGTTTCTCATACATCGAAAACTATTACTTCACCAAAACACTGGTGTCCACGTACTACACGGACAGGACAGGCTACACCCCTGTCCACATCAGCACCACCCGCTACCCGATGTACGGTGGCAACGGCTGGGCATTCCG GAAAGGGGCGCCCTTCCGCTCACGCATCAATAACGGCATACAGCGGTTCCTGGACGCGGGGCTCATCACGACGTGGATGGATGAAGTCATTCTTTCCAAAGTCAGAAGGGAACGGGAGGCACTAAAGGAGAAAGACGTTGGATCGCAGCTCACTCTCGAAACAGTAACTATCTATGCATGCACTAAATTGCAACGTACTTGA
- the LOC135106002 gene encoding glutamate receptor-like — protein MPYFPYINYKYVQSANGPIVLYLEDSLNTHMLNTLARHMNFTYELRHASDGKFGTPAEGGNWTGVVGTLQHEMADFSMDLTVTPQRAEVVEYSRAYIDESLVILSSKPKPLPEYLSVVRPLEGEVWGAIVMCVMIWGSVLWVMERLSHWISGRRYLSFTSSIFYGWGLLLEDHPFEPPPSPASQMLVGWWLLVYLILSTAYRSSLISHLVVESKSSVVNSMEELAERGVTQGWVWGVPGSPMTGVFRPFFASSSNHAILKIYELIKIIEKEEGMMRVLEGNFAYIDNYYFIKTLVSTYYTDRTGYTPVHISTTRYPLFGGNAWAFRKGAPFRARINNGIQRFLDAGLVALWMDEVIINHVRKERQALQERGDGPQLALVKPSDNQVVLGLSHLQGTFYTLILGHTLASLSFFAEIILRRR, from the exons ATGCCTTATTTTCCGTACATAAACTACAAGTATGTCCAAAGTGCTAACGGCCCGATAGTACTCTACCTTGAGGACTCTCTCAACACTCACATGCTTAACACTCTTGCTCGGCATATGAACTTTAC gtacgAGCTGCGGCATGCGTCTGACGGGAAATTCGGAACGCCGGCGGAAGGCGGTAACTGGACAGGCGTGGTGGGCACTCTGCAGCACGAGATGGCAGATTTCTCCATGGACCTGACAGTGACGCCCCAGAGAGCAGAGGTGGTGGAATACTCAAGGGCATACATTGATGAGTCCCTTGTGATTCTGTCGTCCAAACCAAAACCCTTGCCTGAGTACTTGTCTGTTGTCAGACCTCTTGAAG GCGAGGTGTGGGGAGCAATTGTGATGTGCGTCATGATCTGGGGCTCAGTGCTGTGGGTGATGGAGAGACTGTCGCACTGGATAAGTGGACGGCGCTACCTCAGCTTCACGTCCTCAATCTTCTACGGCTGGGGGCTTCTGCTGGAGGACCACCCCTTCGAGCCCCCTCCCAGCCCGGCGAGCCAA ATGCTTGTTGGCTGGTGGCTGCTCGTGTACCTCATCTTATCGACAGCCTACAGAAGCTCACTCATCTCTCACTTGGTGGTGGAGAGCAAGTCCTCGGTCGTCAACAGCATGGAGGAGCTGGCAGAGCGGGGTGTGACGCAGGGGTGGGTGTGGGGCGTGCCTGGATCTCCGATGACTGGTGTTTTTAGACCGTTCTTTGCCTCCAGTTCCAATCACGCAATACTCAAAATTTACGAGCTCATTAAG ATCatcgagaaagaagaaggaatgatgaGAGTTTTGGAGGGCAACTTCGCGTACATCGATAACTATTACTTCATCAAAACACTGGTGTCCACGTACTACACAGACAGGACAGGCTACACTCCTGTCCACATCAGCACCACCCGCTACCCGCTGTTCGGTGGCAACGCGTGGGCATTCCG CAAGGGGGCGCCTTTCCGAGCACGCATCAACAACGGCATCCAGCGGTTTTTGGACGCGGGGCTGGTGGCGCTGTGGATGGACGAAGTCATCATCAACCATGTGAGGAAGGAGCGCCAGGCTTTGCAGGAGCGAGGCGATGGGCCACAGCTTGCTCTCGTCAAG CCCAGTGACAACCAGGTGGTGCTCGGCCTCAGTCACCTGCAGGGAACATTCTACACTCTCATCTTGGGACACACTCTGGCTTCGCTTTCCTTCTTCGCTGAGATTATACTGAGGCGCCGCTGA